The proteins below come from a single Drosophila suzukii chromosome X, CBGP_Dsuzu_IsoJpt1.0, whole genome shotgun sequence genomic window:
- the LOC108021782 gene encoding uncharacterized protein → MDDSSGQEQTVNMVYLPGTFGWTEYGGQYIPYIYRKSEKYISIRMLYTHPMFSSCKKFMHPDIFSACDHMARLPITDFEVRLLNEINLDHCNGIFGNNSFDRQDTIIHISDAYEFYQFIGFCSCKLTRGSKFSSERCSFISINKKCLVPYIVRNDQKLFPDFFFAGETDILETHEEPITGWDLSYLMFCCRLLGIREEFYSGSYLNGILLNDVENAYPYGTEFEECWAKDVKTDDLYSDCPNYFLKK, encoded by the coding sequence ATGGACGACTCTTCAGGACAGGAGCAAACCGTGAATATGGTGTACCTTCCGGGGACCTTCGGCTGGACGGAGTACGGAGGACAGTACATACCCTATATATATCGCAAATCGGAAAAGTACATATCCATACGAATGTTATATACGCATCCGATGTTTTCAAGCTGCAAGAAGTTCATGCATCCGGATATCTTCTCCGCCTGCGACCATATGGCCAGATTACCTATCACCGATTTCGAGGTGCGTCTCCTGAACGAAATCAATCTTGACCACTGCAATGGGATATTTGGCAACAACTCCTTCGACCGACAGGATACCATTATCCATATAAGCGACGCCTATGAATTCTATCAATTCATTGGCTTTTGCTCCTGCAAACTAACTCGCGGAAGCAAATTTTCCTCAGAGAGGTGCAGTTTCATCAGCATAAACAAGAAATGCTTGGTGCCCTACATTGTGCGAAATGACCAGAAGCTTTTCCCGGATTTCTTTTTCGCGGGTGAGACTGATATCCTGGAGACCCATGAGGAGCCGATCACTGGATGGGATCTTTCCTACCTGATGTTCTGCTGCCGTCTACTGGGCATACGAGAGGAGTTCTATTCCGGGAGTTATTTAAATGGCATTTTGCTAAACGATGTTGAGAACGCCTATCCCTACGGCACCGAATTTGAGGAGTGCTGGGCAAAGGACGTAAAGACCGATGATTTATACTCTGACTGTCCGAATTACtttctaaaaaaataa